The window GCCGCCGCGGTTTCCACCGCGCCCGCGTACCAGGCTTTGGCCGCCACATCCGTGAACCTGCCGCCCTTAGCCGCCTGCTCGGTGATGCCGAGGGTGCGGATCAGCAGGGCCGCAAACTGCGCCCGAGTGACGTTCGCGTTCGGCCGGAAGGTGCCGTCCGGGTAGCCGCCCGCAATGCCCTTGCCCGCCATCAGGTTGATGTCGTGTTCCGCCCAGTGCCCGCTGATGTCCGTGAACTGCGGCGGGGTGAACACGCGGACCATCACGGTGTACAGACTGAGGGAGTCGCGCGGCGCCGAAACGGTCTTGTTCCGCTTGTCGACCGTGGAACCGGGCACGGCATCCCATCTCTTGGCGGTCTCGTTGTACCGGAACAGGCTGAGGTCGTCCTCGCGCGCGCCCGCCAGTTTCGCCGGGTCGTACGGCAGGGTCAGCGTGATCGGCTTGTCGAAGTTCCGGATCGCGCCCTTGCGCTCTCCGGCCGCGTACGCCTCAATGCTGAAGCGGTAGACCTCGCCGGCGATGCGGTAAGCCGCGGCCGCCGGTACGGGGGACTCGCCCTTGGTGACGCTCAGGTTGAGCGTGACGTTCTGACCCTTGAAGGCGCTGAGATCAAGCGCGCCCGGCGGGATCGCCAGCTTGGCGCCGCCGATCTCCACCACGGCAGACCGGTTGCCCTCCAGCACCCTGGCCAGGAGGTCGGCCGAAACGGCGACGGTGCCTTGGGTGGCAAGGTTGGTCGGGATGCTGAACACGACCGCCTTCACGGCCGGATCGGCCAGCATTTTCTCGACCTTGGCCGCGTCGACGGTCAGAGTGCCCAAGCCGTCCTTGACCTCGACGGTGCCGGTGGCCACTTCATGCTTCACCGGCGCCGGAGCCGGAGCAGGACCGGGGCCGGGAGCGGGTCTAGGTGGCGGTGCCTCGATGGTGAGAGCAATGGATTTGGGCTGTTTACCGGATTCGTAAACCACAAGCGAGACTTCGAGAGGCAGTAAGCCGGTGAAGCTGTACGCCCAGGCGTAAACAAACTGATAGCCCGCACCGTAGACCTCGCTGTAGACCTCGGAATAGGTTGCGTCGGAGGCGTAAACCGTCTTGAGCACCCTCTGCCCATCGCGGATCACAAACCAGATGTTGCTGAAGTCGTCCTGGGTCAACGGCGTAATCCGAATGGTCAGGGTGACTTTCGTTCTATCCTGGTCGGTCCTAAGGATGGCTCTCTCCGTTTGGAATCGACCGTCTTTGTCCAGAACCGTGATTTGGCGTGTCTGTTCTCCTGACTGGGCAGCCGCCGGAGTAAAGCTTCCAAGGGTAAGAGTCACCAGAAACGCGAGGAACACCACCAGGGCGATGTTGCCCATCAGTGTCCGGTTCGCATATAATTTGCCCATTACCTTTTCACCTCCTTCCCTGGCAGGATAGGAAGTGTGGGCACAATACCCCACTTAGAGCAGATTATACCATAGTCCGTCAACTGAGCATACCCATTCTGTACAATTAATTAATTACTTAAGCAGTGGGAAACGCCATGGAACCCGTAGCGCCCGCCGGATGCCGTACTTCTCGTGGTACTCGTAGGGCAGCGCGTAGAGATAGGCGGCCGCGGGCATCAAAGGATTTCCGATGACCAAGCTGCAGGGCCAAACCCGTGCCGCCGGCAAGGTAGAATTCCTCGGCCAGAG is drawn from Candidatus Desulforudis audaxviator MP104C and contains these coding sequences:
- a CDS encoding S-layer homology domain-containing protein is translated as MGKLYANRTLMGNIALVVFLAFLVTLTLGSFTPAAAQSGEQTRQITVLDKDGRFQTERAILRTDQDRTKVTLTIRITPLTQDDFSNIWFVIRDGQRVLKTVYASDATYSEVYSEVYGAGYQFVYAWAYSFTGLLPLEVSLVVYESGKQPKSIALTIEAPPPRPAPGPGPAPAPAPVKHEVATGTVEVKDGLGTLTVDAAKVEKMLADPAVKAVVFSIPTNLATQGTVAVSADLLARVLEGNRSAVVEIGGAKLAIPPGALDLSAFKGQNVTLNLSVTKGESPVPAAAAYRIAGEVYRFSIEAYAAGERKGAIRNFDKPITLTLPYDPAKLAGAREDDLSLFRYNETAKRWDAVPGSTVDKRNKTVSAPRDSLSLYTVMVRVFTPPQFTDISGHWAEHDINLMAGKGIAGGYPDGTFRPNANVTRAQFAALLIRTLGITEQAAKGGRFTDVAAKAWYAGAVETAAAAGLVGGYPDGSFKPNANITRQELAAMVTRGLAYQGKDVKLSAAEVEAILARFSDAAKISPWARNVAAVAADQGIVGGRTGNTFAPQENATRAEAIVMLKRMLAATGKL